The proteins below are encoded in one region of Takifugu rubripes chromosome 1, fTakRub1.2, whole genome shotgun sequence:
- the marchf4b gene encoding membrane associated ring-CH-type finger 4b, whose product MLRSQGMLKNRCCVLLGDLRVLLLGPPAPPTPLPPLTPMNGQTTEIREAGVTVPDNNNTLTRSHQQHAGDRGGPAATGAAGPTIGERAGWVDAAELSVALRGCSSSSDDCSKSKLEERFSLTSYSESGFRTPVCRICFQGPEHGELLSPCRCSGSVRCTHQPCLIKWISERGSWACELCYYKYQVIAISTKNPLQWQAISLTVIEKVQIAAAILGSLFLMASISWLVWSSFSPSARWQRQDLLFQICYGMYGFMDVVCIALIVHEGPSVFRIFHRWQAVNQQWKVLNYDKTLDSDDLKNVAVDRTLSQPSPGYHTGIGVSASTSSLMVAASAAAGSTSTSVAVPADGLEPHVDQNSSSTVPDHHCPYSILHILSHLRQPEARSQPSNSTRELVMRVTTV is encoded by the exons ATGCTGCGCAGCCAGGGCATGCTGAAGAACCGCTGCTGCGTTCTGCTCGGTGACCTGAGGGTGCTCCTTCTCGGGCCACCGGCACCGCCAACACCGCTGCCTCCGCTGACCCCAATGAACGGTCAAACTACGGAAATCCGCGAGGCAGGCGTCACCGTCCCCGACAATAACAACACGTTGACACGAAGCCATCAGCAGCACGCAGGGGACCGGGGTGGCCCGGCGGCAACGGGAGCCGCTGGGCCGACGATCGGGGAGCGAGCCGGCTGGGTCGATGCTGCAGAACTGTCGGTGGCCCTGcgcggctgcagcagctcctctgatgACTGCTCAAAGAGCAAACTGGAGGAAAGGTTCTCCCTCACCAGCTACTCGGAGAGTGGTTTCCGGACGCCTGTGTGCAGGATCTGCTTTCAGGGACCAGAACAT GGGGAGCTCCTGAGCCCGTGTCGGTGCAGTGGGTCAGTACGTTGCACCCACCAGCCCTGCCTCATCAAGTGGATCAGTGAGAGAGGCTCTTGGGCCTGTGAGCTGTGCTACTACAAGTATCAGGTCATTGCCATCAGCACTAAGAACCCTCTGCAG TGGCAGGCGATCTCCCTCACCGTCATAGAGAAAGTGCAGATAGCAGCAGCCATCTTGGGCTCCCTCTTCCTCATGGCCAGTATCTCCTGGCTGGTCTGGTCCTCCTTTAGCCCGTCGGCCCGCTGGCAGCGGCAGGATCTGCTTTTCCAGATCTGCTACGGCATGTATGGCTTCATGGACGTCGTCTGCATCG CGCTAATTGTCCACGAGGGACCGTCTGTGTTCCGTATCTTCCACCGCTGGCAGGCCGTGAACCAGCAGTGGAAGGTCCTGAACTACGATAAGACACTGGACAGCGATGATCTGAAGAACGTAGCCGTGGACAGGACTCTGTCTCAGCCCAGCCCAGGCTATCACACCGGAATAGGGGTGTcggcctccacctcctcactgaTGGTAGCAGCCTCCGCGGCCGCCGGCTCCACATCCACGTCCGTGGCAGTTCCCGCGGATGGATTAGAACCGCACGTGGACCagaacagtagcagcacagtgCCGGACCACCACTGTCCCTACAGCATCCTCCACATCCTCAGTCACCTGAGGCAGCCAGAGGCTCGGAGCCAACCCAGCAACAGCACAAGAGAGCTGGTCATGAGAGTCACCACAGTGTGA